In Pajaroellobacter abortibovis, the following are encoded in one genomic region:
- a CDS encoding ArsA family ATPase: MPFVPSSHFLIVTGKGGVGKTTITAAYAYALSAQGKRVLVVMCRTKERLSSMFDSSTIGPDIKRIAPNIWAVNINPEQALEEYGQKILRARLFYKWILNNRHIQKLIKVTPGVQDWSMLGKAWWHTTELHPTGKFKYDVVILDAPPIGHSLEMLHVPKIILDVAPHTILTRDAEKAIALFKNPQRCSIVLVALAEEMPVAESIEFAQKLSSELGIGIKKLIVNAVLPQLFSDEERRALDCFSTEAFSPNQQTILSSLKDRMLREQSQQCLIRSLEKHLLLKARVLPFLFEDTVTFKGTQYLASKLETQGTLLD, encoded by the coding sequence ATGCCATTCGTTCCATCTTCTCACTTTTTGATTGTGACTGGAAAGGGAGGGGTCGGGAAAACCACCATAACCGCTGCCTATGCTTATGCGCTGAGCGCTCAAGGCAAGCGTGTGCTCGTAGTCATGTGTCGCACCAAAGAGCGACTCTCTAGCATGTTCGATTCCAGCACCATTGGACCGGATATTAAGCGAATCGCCCCTAACATATGGGCAGTCAATATTAACCCAGAGCAAGCTCTTGAGGAATACGGTCAAAAAATTCTCCGCGCACGATTATTTTACAAATGGATCCTCAACAACCGACACATCCAAAAACTCATTAAAGTAACTCCAGGTGTACAAGACTGGAGCATGCTCGGCAAAGCGTGGTGGCATACGACTGAACTACACCCCACAGGAAAATTTAAATACGATGTCGTGATTTTAGACGCACCCCCAATTGGTCATAGCCTCGAAATGCTGCACGTTCCCAAGATTATCCTTGATGTAGCCCCCCACACGATTCTCACGCGGGACGCAGAAAAGGCGATTGCCCTCTTTAAAAACCCCCAACGGTGTTCGATCGTGCTGGTCGCTCTCGCCGAAGAAATGCCTGTTGCGGAATCGATCGAATTTGCCCAGAAGCTTTCCTCAGAGTTGGGAATTGGTATCAAAAAGCTCATCGTTAATGCGGTTTTGCCACAACTTTTCTCAGATGAGGAAAGACGCGCACTGGATTGCTTCTCGACGGAAGCGTTCTCCCCAAACCAACAAACGATCCTCTCTTCTCTCAAAGATCGGATGCTTCGAGAACAGTCGCAGCAATGCTTAATCCGTTCTCTCGAAAAGCATCTCCTCCTCAAGGCAAGGGTGCTCCCTTTTCTTTTTGAAGATACTGTCACCTTTAAAGGGACCCAGTACCTCGCTTCGAAATTAGAAACACAAGGCACGCTGCTTGATTAA
- a CDS encoding superoxide dismutase, whose translation MAFSLSPLPYDKKALAPHLSEEAIEYHYGKHHAAYVNNLNKLLEGKPDTGKSLTEIVMNSEGAVFNNAAQIWNHDFYWRCMKPQGGGRPTGDLLQAITRDFGSYEKFAEEFSSAAVTLFGSGWAWLVMDRGKLAVTKTSNGDLPMKHNQKALLTIDVWEHAYYIDYRNRRQKYIDVFLGSLVHWDCVSENLKK comes from the coding sequence ATGGCTTTTTCGTTAAGTCCTCTTCCCTACGATAAGAAAGCGCTTGCTCCTCACCTTAGTGAAGAGGCGATTGAATATCATTACGGAAAGCATCACGCTGCCTATGTGAATAACCTTAATAAACTCTTGGAAGGCAAGCCCGATACAGGAAAAAGTCTGACAGAAATCGTGATGAATTCAGAAGGGGCTGTTTTTAATAATGCAGCTCAAATCTGGAACCACGATTTTTATTGGCGTTGCATGAAGCCACAGGGGGGTGGGAGGCCCACTGGGGATCTTCTGCAGGCAATTACCCGTGATTTTGGTTCGTACGAAAAGTTTGCAGAAGAATTTTCTAGCGCGGCAGTGACTCTGTTTGGTTCTGGATGGGCTTGGCTTGTTATGGATCGAGGGAAGCTAGCTGTGACTAAAACGAGTAATGGTGACTTGCCGATGAAGCACAATCAAAAGGCACTTCTTACAATCGATGTTTGGGAGCACGCGTATTACATCGATTATAGGAATAGGCGTCAGAAATATATTGATGTGTTTCTGGGGTCTCTCGTTCATTGGGATTGTGTGAGCGAAAATTTGAAAAAGTAA
- the tsaD gene encoding tRNA (adenosine(37)-N6)-threonylcarbamoyltransferase complex transferase subunit TsaD yields the protein MKLILGIESSCDETAAALVLADGTVLSDVIQSQVQVHAVYGGVVPELASRNHAINIVYVVREALQQAGVSVGQVDGVAVTNRPGLVGALLVGVQVAKGIAWAARKPLVGVDHLFGHVMATFLKYPGHVYSAPEFPFICLLVSGGHTAIYRVDSPSHESVHELGATRDDAVGECFDKVAKVLGLSYPGGPIIDRFASNGDPTRFSFVAPMAYNSNLEFSFSGLKAQLVRHVAKYGRPASEKDMADLCASFQATVTQVLVNKLVKAALQEEIKRVVLGGGVAANEGLRGLLIEQADRFGLFPFIPPVRSCTDNAAMIAYAGSFRLMRREQDGWNLGISSQGMFPPKTRKGRGAR from the coding sequence ATGAAGCTTATTTTGGGAATTGAGTCCTCGTGTGATGAAACAGCTGCAGCGTTAGTTCTGGCGGATGGGACGGTTCTTTCAGACGTAATCCAGAGTCAAGTGCAAGTGCATGCAGTGTATGGAGGGGTTGTTCCAGAGCTTGCATCTCGAAATCATGCGATTAACATTGTATATGTTGTCCGGGAAGCGTTGCAACAAGCTGGTGTCTCAGTGGGACAAGTGGATGGTGTTGCCGTAACAAACCGGCCGGGATTGGTAGGTGCGCTACTTGTTGGGGTTCAGGTAGCGAAAGGGATCGCATGGGCTGCGCGCAAACCATTGGTGGGGGTAGATCATCTGTTCGGACATGTGATGGCTACTTTTTTGAAGTATCCAGGTCATGTGTATTCTGCACCGGAATTTCCTTTTATTTGTTTGCTGGTTTCGGGTGGTCATACAGCTATCTATCGAGTGGATTCCCCTTCTCATGAGTCCGTTCATGAATTGGGGGCAACGCGGGATGATGCGGTAGGCGAATGTTTCGATAAGGTAGCTAAGGTGCTTGGATTATCCTACCCGGGGGGGCCTATCATTGATCGATTCGCATCGAATGGGGATCCTACTCGATTCTCATTTGTGGCGCCCATGGCTTACAATTCCAATCTTGAATTCAGCTTTTCTGGCCTCAAGGCTCAACTGGTTCGCCATGTTGCAAAATATGGGAGACCAGCTTCTGAAAAGGATATGGCTGATCTCTGTGCTTCTTTTCAAGCAACTGTGACGCAGGTATTGGTCAACAAGTTGGTAAAGGCAGCCCTGCAGGAAGAGATAAAACGGGTTGTTCTGGGGGGTGGAGTGGCCGCTAATGAGGGGCTGAGGGGTTTGCTGATCGAGCAGGCCGATCGGTTTGGATTGTTTCCCTTTATCCCTCCCGTGAGGAGTTGTACGGATAATGCTGCTATGATTGCTTACGCGGGTAGTTTCCGCCTGATGCGCCGTGAGCAAGATGGATGGAATCTGGGAATATCTAGCCAGGGCATGTTTCCTCCCAAGACTCGGAAGGGAAGAGGCGCTCGATGA
- a CDS encoding succinate dehydrogenase → MTKQPAPDTIFSQRSTFLRARLASFLAFAPLTIWTFLHVWNNLAAYRGAEAWQTSVTTYPHPFAHLFTLMVVLLPLVLHTIWGISRLSNSRPNNTRYTFYANFKYLLQRISAIGVLLFIGAHVWLAMLQPRLTLGHPEYFTDIAREMRYHFPTLIVYLLGTLGVAYHVGNGLSSFAMGWGFVLSRQALRRLEWVSILSFFLLLAMSWGAIYALWQAGSALLPLNE, encoded by the coding sequence ATGACTAAACAACCCGCACCTGACACGATCTTTTCACAACGTTCCACTTTTCTTCGCGCTCGGCTCGCCTCATTTTTGGCATTTGCTCCTCTCACCATTTGGACCTTTCTTCATGTTTGGAACAATCTTGCAGCTTATCGCGGCGCTGAAGCATGGCAAACGTCGGTCACGACTTATCCTCACCCTTTTGCTCATTTGTTTACTCTGATGGTTGTTCTCCTACCCTTAGTGCTACACACGATCTGGGGCATCTCGAGACTGTCGAATTCTCGCCCCAACAACACACGATATACATTCTACGCCAATTTTAAATATCTCTTGCAGCGCATTAGTGCAATCGGCGTCCTTTTATTCATAGGAGCTCATGTTTGGTTAGCCATGCTCCAACCCCGCTTGACGCTCGGTCATCCAGAATACTTTACGGATATCGCGCGTGAGATGCGCTATCATTTTCCCACATTGATTGTTTATCTTTTAGGGACTCTAGGAGTGGCTTATCATGTCGGGAATGGTCTATCTTCGTTTGCGATGGGGTGGGGTTTTGTCTTAAGTCGGCAAGCTTTGCGTCGCCTCGAATGGGTATCCATCCTCTCTTTTTTCCTTTTACTCGCAATGAGCTGGGGAGCTATTTACGCATTGTGGCAAGCAGGTAGTGCGCTCCTTCCTCTTAACGAATAA